The following are encoded together in the Trachemys scripta elegans isolate TJP31775 chromosome 7, CAS_Tse_1.0, whole genome shotgun sequence genome:
- the TYSND1 gene encoding peroxisomal leader peptide-processing protease, producing MMLLSGERACCVISASSACGNSVGTPAQGSWSCSGVILSQSPGIVVCHGAIFSPFLLEEVIAAEQGIWSQCSVLLANSFSPDIQIQVLCAAESRSKGNGKGVLGKDLGACSLALGFNPLSNQQGSPGTIRQHEAKLLMMVPCPEFQNTFSKVFTRAEQWHFCRSEDEQEHGALLDDLRYLHWFALLEIPDLNSPGIAQVSCVLAESLRKGDMLFACGSPFGSFCPDIFINTLSKGIVSNLAGEGNVLILTDARCLPGTEGGGVFVFSEDGFNLVGIIVAPLCWKANEWVGLTLVCSIGHILENVRSALVGSGSSMKTWWPHVQLVAKPVGKMAVSPGPAQHLLSAVVLVECGQVWGSGVVVSSRLVLTCRHVVNEASGVCVRVQHSPEKGCVLKGKVVFTTNDDSPYDIAVVELEESLLCFAKPVSATKFGAGEEVSVVGFGVFGQSCGPSVTSGILSAVITVDDKPVMLQSTCAIHGGSSGGALFSTNSGKLLGIVASNTKDNSVGATYPHLNYSVPITVLQPAVLEYSRTGDLHGFQELNRANDRIRLVWRLQRKTTEVPHSKL from the exons ATGATGCTGCTGTCTGGGGAGAGGGCTTGCTGTGTCATTAGTGCTTCCAGTGCATGTGGGAATTCCGTGGGGaccccagcccagggatcctggaGCTGTAGTGGGGTCATTTTGAGCCAGAGTCCAGGGATTGTGGTCTGCCATGGAGCCatcttctctcctttcctcttgGAGGAGGTGATAGCAGCAGAGCAGGGCATATGGTCCCAGTGCAGTGTCCTGCTGGCAAACAGCTTCTCCCCAGATATTCAGATCCAGGTTCTCTGCGCTGCAGAAAGTAGAAGCAAAGGGAATGGTAAGGGTGTGTTGGGCAAAGATTTgggggcctgcagcctggctctGGGGTTCAATCCCCTTTCAAACCAACAGGGATCTCCTGGCACCATTAGGCAGCATGAGGCCAAGCTCCTTATGATGGTGCCTTGCCCAGAGTTCCAGAACACCTTCTCCAAAGTCTTCACCCGTGCTGAGCAGTGGCATTTCTGTAGGAGTGAAGATGAGCAGGAGCATGGGGCACTCTTGGATGATTTGCGCTATCTGCATTGGTTTGCCTTGCTGGAAATCCCAGACCTCAACTCACCTGGTATAGCTCAAGTAAGCTGTGTGCTGGCTGAGTCATTGAGGAAAGGTGACATGCTGTTTGCCTGTGGTTCCCCTTTTGGTTCATTTTGCCCAGACATTTTCATTAACACTCTTAGTAAAGGGATAGTGAGTAACCTAGCTGGAGAAGGAAATGTCCTTATTCTGACTGATGCTCGTTGCTTGCCTGGCACCGAAGGAGGAGGGGTCTTTGTGTTCTCTGAAGATGGTTTTAACCTAGTTGGAATAATTGTGGCTCCGCTTTGTTGGAAGGCCAATGAGTGGGTTGGATTGACGTTGGTTTGTTCAATTGGTCATATCCTGGAGAATGTCAGGAGTGCCTTGGTTGGGTCTGGAAGTTCTATGAAAACCTGGTGGCCTCATGTGCAATTGGTTGCTAAGCCTGTTGGGAAGATGGCAGTCAGCCCTGGGCCTGCACAGCATCTCCTGTCTGCAGTGGTGTTGGTGGAATGTGGTCAAGTCTGGGGATCTGGAGTGGTGGTCAGTTCAAGGCTAGTGTTGACCTGTCGACATGTGGTGAATGAAGCCTCGGGTGTCTGTGTAAGGGTACAGCACAGCCCTGAAAA GGGCTGTGTCCTTAAAGGGAAAGTGGTGTTTACTACAAATGATGATTCTCCCTATGACATAGCAGTGGTAGAACTAGAAGAAAGCTTACTCTGTTTTGCAAAACCTGTTTCAGCTACCAAGTTTGGTGCAG GAGAAGAAGTGAGTGTTGTTGGCTTTGGTGTGTTTGGTCAGAGCTGCGGCCCATCAGTCACATCAGGAATCTTGTCAGCTGTGATCACGGTGGATGACAAGCCAGTGATGCTTCAGTCAACCTGTGCGATTCATGGTGGCTCGAGTGGGGGGGCCCTCTTCTCTACAAACAGCGGAAAGCTCCTTG GGATTGTTGCTAGCAACACAAAGGACAACAGTGTAGGAGCTACATACCCTCACCTGAACTACAGTGTTCCCATCACAGTTCTACAACCAGCAGTCTTGGAATACAGCCGTACTGGAGACCTGCATGGTTTCCAGGAGCTGAACAGGGCCAACGACAGAATCAGACTAGTGTGGCGGCTCCAAAGAAAGACCACAGAAGTACCACACAGCAAGCTATGA